One Phalacrocorax aristotelis chromosome 14, bGulAri2.1, whole genome shotgun sequence DNA window includes the following coding sequences:
- the AP3M1 gene encoding AP-3 complex subunit mu-1 isoform X1 has product MNSQWQGQLLELQNEFVQHKMIHSLFLINCTGDIFLEKHWKSVVSQSVCDYFFEAQEKAIDVENVPPVISTPHHYLISIYRDKIFFVSVIQTEVPPLFVIEFLHRVADTFQDYFGECSETAIKDNVVIVYELLEEMLDNGFPLATESNILKELIKPPTILRSVVNSITGSSNVGDTLPTGQLSNIPWRRAGVKYTNNEAYFDVIEEIDAIIDKSGSTVFAEIQGVIDSCIKLSGMPDLSLSFMNPRLLDDVSFHPCIRFKRWESERVLSFIPPDGNFRLISYRVSSQNLVAIPVYVKHIISFKENSSSGRFDVTIGPKQNMGKTVEGVVMTVHMPKAVLNMNLTATQGSYTFDPVTKVLTWDVGKIAPQKLPNLKGIVNLQSGAAKPEENPSLNIQFKIQQLAISGLKVNRLDMYGEKYKPFKGVKYITKAGKFQVRT; this is encoded by the exons ATGAACAGCCAGTGGCAGGGGCAGCTGCTTGAACTACAGAATGAATTTGTGCAGCAT AAAATGATTCACAGCCTGTTTCTTATAAACTGTACTGGTGATATATTCTTGGAGAAGCACTGGAAGAGCGTTGTGAGCCAATCTGTGTGTGATTATTTCTTTGAAGCTCAGGAGAAAGCAATCGATGTTGAGAATGTGCCTCCTGTCATCTCAACGCCACATCACTACCTCATCAGCATCTATCGGGATAAAATCTTCTTTGTGTCTGTCATACAGACAGAAGTGCCACCACTCTTTGTAATTGAATTTCTACACCGAGTAGCAGATACTTTCCAG GATTACTTCGGCGAATGTTCTGAGACTGCAATTAAGGACAATGTAGTTATTGTGTATGAACTTCTAGAAGAAATGTTAGACAATGGCTTTCCACTGGCAACAGAATCCAACATACTGAAGGAGCTGATTAAGCCTCCCACAATTTTGCGCTCCGTCGTCAACTCCATCACag gcaGTAGTAATGTGGGTGACACACTTCCCACCGGACAGTTGTCCAACATCCCTTGGCGCAGAGCAGGCGTAAAATACACCAACAACGAAGCCTATTTTGACGTCATCGAAGAAATCGATGCTATTATAGACAAGTCAG GTTCCACAGTCTTTGCAGAAATCCAGGGCGTTATTGATTCATGTATTAAGCTCTCAGGAATGCCAgatctttctctttcattcatG AACCCACGGCTGCTGGATGACGTCAGCTTCCATCCCTGTATTCGGTTCAAACGCTGGGAGTCTGAGCGAGTCCTGTCGTTTATTCCTCCTGACGGGAACTTCAGACTGATCTCCTACCGTGTCAGCTCTCAGAA CTTGGTGGCAATTCCTGTATATGTGAAACACATAATCAGTTTTAAGGAAAATAGTTCTTCAGGAAGATTTGATGTTACCATTGGACCAAAACAGAATATGGGGAAAACAGTAGAAGGAGTTGTCATGACCGTTCACATGCCAAAGGCCGTACTTAATATGAACCTCACTGCTACACAGGGCAGCTACACGTTCGACCCTGTTACTAAA GTGTTAACATGGGACGTTGGCAAAATTGCCCCTCAGAAGCTACCAAACCTGAAGGGCATAGTGAACCTGCAGTCTGGAGCTGCCAAGCCAGAGGAGAATCCAAGTTTAAACATCCAGTTTAAGATACAACAGCTTGCAATTTCAG
- the AP3M1 gene encoding AP-3 complex subunit mu-1 isoform X2 has protein sequence MIHSLFLINCTGDIFLEKHWKSVVSQSVCDYFFEAQEKAIDVENVPPVISTPHHYLISIYRDKIFFVSVIQTEVPPLFVIEFLHRVADTFQDYFGECSETAIKDNVVIVYELLEEMLDNGFPLATESNILKELIKPPTILRSVVNSITGSSNVGDTLPTGQLSNIPWRRAGVKYTNNEAYFDVIEEIDAIIDKSGSTVFAEIQGVIDSCIKLSGMPDLSLSFMNPRLLDDVSFHPCIRFKRWESERVLSFIPPDGNFRLISYRVSSQNLVAIPVYVKHIISFKENSSSGRFDVTIGPKQNMGKTVEGVVMTVHMPKAVLNMNLTATQGSYTFDPVTKVLTWDVGKIAPQKLPNLKGIVNLQSGAAKPEENPSLNIQFKIQQLAISGLKVNRLDMYGEKYKPFKGVKYITKAGKFQVRT, from the exons ATGATTCACAGCCTGTTTCTTATAAACTGTACTGGTGATATATTCTTGGAGAAGCACTGGAAGAGCGTTGTGAGCCAATCTGTGTGTGATTATTTCTTTGAAGCTCAGGAGAAAGCAATCGATGTTGAGAATGTGCCTCCTGTCATCTCAACGCCACATCACTACCTCATCAGCATCTATCGGGATAAAATCTTCTTTGTGTCTGTCATACAGACAGAAGTGCCACCACTCTTTGTAATTGAATTTCTACACCGAGTAGCAGATACTTTCCAG GATTACTTCGGCGAATGTTCTGAGACTGCAATTAAGGACAATGTAGTTATTGTGTATGAACTTCTAGAAGAAATGTTAGACAATGGCTTTCCACTGGCAACAGAATCCAACATACTGAAGGAGCTGATTAAGCCTCCCACAATTTTGCGCTCCGTCGTCAACTCCATCACag gcaGTAGTAATGTGGGTGACACACTTCCCACCGGACAGTTGTCCAACATCCCTTGGCGCAGAGCAGGCGTAAAATACACCAACAACGAAGCCTATTTTGACGTCATCGAAGAAATCGATGCTATTATAGACAAGTCAG GTTCCACAGTCTTTGCAGAAATCCAGGGCGTTATTGATTCATGTATTAAGCTCTCAGGAATGCCAgatctttctctttcattcatG AACCCACGGCTGCTGGATGACGTCAGCTTCCATCCCTGTATTCGGTTCAAACGCTGGGAGTCTGAGCGAGTCCTGTCGTTTATTCCTCCTGACGGGAACTTCAGACTGATCTCCTACCGTGTCAGCTCTCAGAA CTTGGTGGCAATTCCTGTATATGTGAAACACATAATCAGTTTTAAGGAAAATAGTTCTTCAGGAAGATTTGATGTTACCATTGGACCAAAACAGAATATGGGGAAAACAGTAGAAGGAGTTGTCATGACCGTTCACATGCCAAAGGCCGTACTTAATATGAACCTCACTGCTACACAGGGCAGCTACACGTTCGACCCTGTTACTAAA GTGTTAACATGGGACGTTGGCAAAATTGCCCCTCAGAAGCTACCAAACCTGAAGGGCATAGTGAACCTGCAGTCTGGAGCTGCCAAGCCAGAGGAGAATCCAAGTTTAAACATCCAGTTTAAGATACAACAGCTTGCAATTTCAG